Genomic window (Fusobacterium perfoetens):
ACATTGGTGTATGAGATACATCATAGTCTGGTCTGTATACTTTACCTGGACAAACCATTCTAAAAGGTGGTTTATGCTCTAACATATATCTTATTTGAACTGCTGATGTCTGAGTTCTAAGAACTACATCATCTGATATATAGAAAGTATCTGTTATATCTCTTGATGGATGTGATTCAGGAATGTTAAGCATATCAAAGTTATATTTTACATATTCAACTTCAGGTCCATCAGCAACATCAAATCCCATATCCATAAATGTTGTTTTTAAAAGTTCTGATGTTTCAGTTATAGGATGAATTCCTCCCTGAGTTGTTTTCTTTCCTGAAAGTGTAATATCAATCACTTCTTCTTTAAGCTGTTTTGCTTTAAGCTCTTTTGTAATTTCTATTTTTTTACCTTCAAGCATATCTGTTATTTCATTTCTTACTTCATTAAGAAGTTGTCCAATAACAGGTCTTTCTTCTGCAGACAGATTTTTCATTCCTTTAGAAATTTCAGTCAACTGACCTTTTTTTCCTAAAAATTTAACTCTTAAATCTTCTACTTCTTGAAGAGTTGAAGAATTCAGAATTTCTTGTCTTGCTTCATTTT
Coding sequences:
- the pheS gene encoding phenylalanine--tRNA ligase subunit alpha, with translation MKDKLSLLKNEARQEILNSSTLQEVEDLRVKFLGKKGQLTEISKGMKNLSAEERPVIGQLLNEVRNEITDMLEGKKIEITKELKAKQLKEEVIDITLSGKKTTQGGIHPITETSELLKTTFMDMGFDVADGPEVEYVKYNFDMLNIPESHPSRDITDTFYISDDVVLRTQTSAVQIRYMLEHKPPFRMVCPGKVYRPDYDVSHTPMFHQIEGLMIGENISFANLKAILTEFIAKIFGEGTRVRFRPHFFPFTEPSAEMDVECVICKGKGCRVCKGSGWLEIMGCGMVDPAVLEAVGYKADEVSGFAFGMGIERITMLRHGIDDLRAFFENDMRFLKQFK